The Xyrauchen texanus isolate HMW12.3.18 chromosome 38, RBS_HiC_50CHRs, whole genome shotgun sequence genome window below encodes:
- the p2ry12 gene encoding P2Y purinoceptor 12, with the protein MELTTALSQFTDNYFNQTNKNHSMEACSRDSALKMTVFPILYTILFILGFSLNSLAAWVFLRIPSKSHFIIYLKNIVVADIIMTLTFPFKILADSNLASVSERVFVCRVSSVLFYLTMYISILFFGLISIDRCRKTMWPFVGTSPRRLFHRKLLSGFIWMSLLALSLPNVILTSRPNISAHFKCSDLKTKLGLQWHEVVNHICQVIFWGNLVTVIICYTLISKELYKSYARTRAQHMVTQGNPRRAISQMKQPNKKNIQANVFLVLAVFFICFVPFHFARVPYTISQTRGRMFNCPQKLFFFQLKESTLWLSSLNSVLDPLIYFFLCKSFRSSLFNTLRLSPGRCRALRELGTDTPLGSTQP; encoded by the coding sequence ATGGAGCTCACAACAGCACTGAGTCAGTTCACAGACAATTACTTCAATCAGACCAATAAGAATCACTCAATGGAGGCTTGTTCCCGAGACAGCGCTCTGAAGATGACAGTGTTTCCCATTCTGTACACCATTCTCTTCATCCTGGGCTTCTCTCTGAATAGTCTGGCAGCATGGGTGTTCCTACGAATCCCCAGCAAATCACACTTCATCATCTACCTGAAAAACATTGTGGTGGCCGATATCATCATGACGCTCACCTTCCCCTTCAAGATCCTTGCAGACTCAAACTTAGCATCGGTCAGCGAGCGTGTTTTCGTCTGTCGTGTGTCGTCCGTGCTCTTTTACCTCACAATGTACATCAGCATCCTGTTCTTTGGCTTGATCAGTATCGACCGCTGTAGAAAGACCATGTGGCCCTTTGTAGGCACCAGCCCTAGACGCCTATTCCACAGAAAGCTTCTCTCTGGCTTCATCTGGATGTCACTGTTGGCTCTTTCATTACCCAACGTCATCCTAACTAGCCGTCCGAACATTTCAGCTCACTTTAAGTGTAGCGATCTAAAGACAAAGTTGGGACTGCAGTGGCACGAAGTTGTCAACCACATCTGCCAGGTGATATTCTGGGGAAATCTAGTAACTGTGATAATATGTTACACACTCATCTCAAAGGAGCTCTACAAGTCATACGCCCGGACGCGAGCTCAACACATGGTGACACAAGGAAACCCAAGAAGAGCTATTTCTCAGATGAAACAGCCAAACAAGAAAAACATACAGGCCAATGTGTTTCTGGTGTTGGCGGTCTTCTTCATTTGCTTTGTACCCTTTCACTTCGCCCGAGTTCCATACACTATCAGTCAGACGCGTGGACGCATGTTTAACTGCCCGCAGAAGTTATTTTTCTTCCAGTTGAAGGAGAGCACACTGTGGCTTTCCTCGCTTAATTCAGTGCTCGATCCACTCATTTACTTCTTCCTCTGTAAGTCCTTCAGGAGCTCCCTGTTTAACACCCTGCGTCTTTCTCCTGGACGCTGCAGGGCATTGCGGGAGCTTGGGACAGATACACCGCTGGGCAGCACACAGCCATAA